Genomic DNA from Candidatus Brocadiaceae bacterium:
AAGCAGACCCAGTCCACAGCCCTCGACGCGAGGCAGACCAGCAGAACGAGCGTGGCCAGGACGATGCCCGCTCGGCGAAGCCTGCGCTTCCACCTGGAGCGCGGTCTGCTCCCGTCTGCACCTGCCATCACTCGTGCGGCCCCTTCAGGGAGCTGGGCGCCTGCCCCTGTGAGACAGGCCGCCATTATCGGAGAAGGGCCGACCCCCGTCAACGCCGTGCGACATCCGGCAGAGCGTCTCGTGCGGCGCGTCCTTCGAGAGCGACCCCGCCGCGACTACGTCGCATGGCGTGGAGTCCTCTTCACGAAGACCGTGGTCCCATCCGAGCCGTTGCCGACGGCCGGCTGCTCCTCCCAGGGCATCAGCCCTGCGTCCGCGAACGCCTGCACGCAGGAATTGCGTGCGCAACGACGGTCACGCGTGTGCCCGTTCCGGCCGCCCGCGAGTGCGCACAGCCATCGCGTCAACGCCGCCAGGGGGTGCCTCAGGAAACGCGGCCCGTCCAGGTCGCGGAACACGACCCGGCCGTTGTCCCGCAAGGCGGCCGCAGCCCTGGCGATCACGCGGCGCCGGTCCTCCGGCGGGCGGCCGCGAAGCGCGTCCACCAGGAGGACGACGTCGGACTCGGGAAGCGGGCATTCCAGGGGATCGGCGTGGCAGAACCGCACGCTCTGCGACGGGGACACCGTGCTCGCCGCCACCGCGATCTTGCGTTCGTCGGCGTCAATGGCAGCGATCCGGCGGCGCGGCGACCTGCGCGCCAGTATGTTCGACAGCAGGCCGTATCCGCAGCCGATGTCGAGAACGGCGGCGTCCCCGGGGACCATGTCGTCGATGCACCGGCACAGGGGATCGAACCGAAGCCTCCACGCGACGTGCCTCTCCGCGCACGCTCCGCGATAGCGGTAGAGGGCGCGCACGTTCCGCCGGAACGCCGGACCGGCCTGGGAGAGCCGCCGGTCCTCGTCCTGCTGAGCGAGGAGCCTTCCTTTGACCTCCCGCCCGAGGGCCCGGGCGCCCCCGGCGTAGTCGAACGTCTGGGGCGTGACTCGCGGCAGGACCCGGACGATGCAGTGGTGGTCGCCGATCCAGGCGGCATTGCGCGCCAGGCAGGATCGCGTGTCGGTGAGCAGCACGGGGATGACGTCGCTGCCCGTGCGACACGCCAGCTCGAACGCCCCCTTGTGGAACCGCTGCATGCGGCCGTCCGACGAACGCGTTCCCTCGGGAAAGACGACCACGCAGACGCCCCGGGACAGCGCGTTCGCGGCGTCTCGGAGGAAGCTCTCCGGCTCGCCGGGCGCGGGGCAGACATAGCCCGCGCTGCGGACGAGACGCCCCATCAGCGGGGCGTTCCAGACCCACGGCTTGACCACCATGACCATCTCGGTGGGCAACGCCAGCAGCATCATGATGTCCGAGCCCGAGTTGTGGTTGCTGACCAGGACCCCGGGCTTGCGGAGCGCCTCGGCATCCGCGTCGACGTACACTCGCCTGCTGCCGAGGTACGGCAGGAACCGCACAACGGTCGCGGCCATCAGGTGGAGGTACCGGCGGGCGAACCGCCGGCGGGCCTCCGCGTCATGCCAGTACCGCAGACGCAGACAGGGCCGCAGCACGGCCAGATACACCACGCCCATGACGAACAGGACGCCGTAGACCCACAGCGCGCCGCCGAACGTCTTCAGCGACGGCGCGCGGGGATCGCCTCCTGCCGGCAGCAGCTTGCCGACCAGCAAGGGCGCCACCAGCACGCCGTAGAGGAGGCTCCACGATATCCCGGCCGCGCCGGTCAGGCCGACCGACAGGAGCGCGGGATGCTCGGCGAAGGCCATCGAGATGAACCCGGCGATGGTCGTCAAGGCGCACATCAGCACCGAACCGAGCGTGGTCGCGGGCGGCATGTCCTGCCCGCGCAACGAGGCGATGGCGCTGCTCACCAGGATGACGCTGTAGTCCAGCCCGATGCCGAGGACGAACACGACGAACACGCTGGAGACCGCGTTGACCGGGACGCCGAGCAGCCCCAGAGTCGCCAGCGTGGACAGAACACTCAGCACCACCGGCACGATGGCGGCCAGCGCCAGTTCCCACGCCCCCAACAGAGCATAGAGACACGCGAGCAGCACGCCCATGGCCACAAGTGCCAGCTTCCTCGTGTCGCTTCTGACGATCTGGCCGAACCGCTCCGAGAAGCGCCGGCGGGTCAGCAGGCTCGCGCCGGGCAGGGCGGCGCTGACGCGCTCCAGCCCCTCGCCGGACGCGGCTCTCTCCGCAAGGGTCACCGGGGTGAGCACAAGGACCTCGCCGTCCGCCTCCGCAATCAGGCGGCTGAGCACCTCGTTCAGCCCGGTGTCCTCCAGGTCGCTCAGCGTGAGCGGCGGCGGGTCCTCATCGAGGCTCCGGACGAACGGCTCGAACGCATCCGCCGAGAACCCGAGGGCGGACCCTTTGCGCATCTCTTCCCGCACCGCTGCGCGCCGTTCCTCCGACCAGAACGCTTCCCAGCGGTCGCGGTTCCCCTCCTGCATCCTGGGCGACGGCAGAAACGGCGATATGGACAGGACCGATTCGACCAGGCCCTGCCGGCGAAGCTCGTTCAGACCGGCGAACACGCGCTCGTTCTGCTCCAGCGCCTCGTCCAGAGACGCGCCCCGCGTCAGCACGGCGGTCAGGTCGGAGCGGCCCCACGTCTGCTCAAAGGCCTCCATCTCATCGCGGTACCCGGCAGTCTGGTAGTCAAGGGCCGCCAGGTCGTCCTCGAACCGCACGCGCGGAAGCCCCACCAGGATCAGGATCAGCGCGCCGGCAAGGACCACACCCACACGCCCGGGCCCCCGATCCCGCCAGCGCAGGAAGGCCGGCCAGAGCGCGGCGAGGGGAAGCAGCGCAGCACCGGGCTCCTTGCGCGTGCGCGGCACGCAGTGCGGCAGCACGAGCACGGCAAACAGGACGGCCCCGAGGATGCCCACCGACGCCAGCACGCCCAGTGCCCGCTGGCCGGGCGCGGACGAAGCCTGCAGGGAGAGCAGTCCGCCCATCGTCGTGGTGGCGGCCGCCGCAAGGGGCAGCAGCATGGACCGTGCCCACGTCCTCGGGTCCAGTCGCGCCGTCTCCGGCGAGTCGAGCGGGTAGAGGATGTGCACACCGTAGTCCACGGTGATGCCGATCAGGACGGCGCCGAACCCCACCGAGATGGCCGAGATGTCCGGATGCACCAGCCCGCAGAGCCCCGTCGAGAACGCCGTGCCGAACGCGGCGGGCAGAAACACGAGGATGACGAACAGGCGGTGCCGGAAGAAGAGAACGCCGAGCAGCAGAACGCCAAGGGACGCCGCCAGCATCGTCTTGCGCACGTCGCGTTTGACCTGCGTCGCGTTCATCAGCGCCGCACGGTGCCCGCCGATGCAGGTGATCCGCACGGACATCGGGGGCACCGCCGCGAGAGCGGCCTCCCGGGCGCGGTCCAGGTCGGCCAGCAGCCGCTCGCCCTTCTGCGTGTCCGTGTTGGGGAAACCCGGACGCACGCTGACCAGGATGTGCCGGCCGTCCCTGCTCCATAGTCGGCCGTCCGTGGATTCGCCGCCGCCCAG
This window encodes:
- a CDS encoding methyltransferase domain-containing protein, giving the protein MSRRTGRFAAIGAAVIVFALSLLFTARLRFTEDIAVALPDNDSVVRDYLTVVTGFGAMDALYVDIAAADAAAADIGGADAEALAVAAADALHEHLLTIPLVESVRYRTDRRDFLDAMEVLASHRSRLMSGEQLAALEERLTPEAIARSLASARRTLTEPSGVVLRDQIRRDPFWMDAMVLSSLKDFGRELGGGESTDGRLWSRDGRHILVSVRPGFPNTDTQKGERLLADLDRAREAALAAVPPMSVRITCIGGHRAALMNATQVKRDVRKTMLAASLGVLLLGVLFFRHRLFVILVFLPAAFGTAFSTGLCGLVHPDISAISVGFGAVLIGITVDYGVHILYPLDSPETARLDPRTWARSMLLPLAAAATTTMGGLLSLQASSAPGQRALGVLASVGILGAVLFAVLVLPHCVPRTRKEPGAALLPLAALWPAFLRWRDRGPGRVGVVLAGALILILVGLPRVRFEDDLAALDYQTAGYRDEMEAFEQTWGRSDLTAVLTRGASLDEALEQNERVFAGLNELRRQGLVESVLSISPFLPSPRMQEGNRDRWEAFWSEERRAAVREEMRKGSALGFSADAFEPFVRSLDEDPPPLTLSDLEDTGLNEVLSRLIAEADGEVLVLTPVTLAERAASGEGLERVSAALPGASLLTRRRFSERFGQIVRSDTRKLALVAMGVLLACLYALLGAWELALAAIVPVVLSVLSTLATLGLLGVPVNAVSSVFVVFVLGIGLDYSVILVSSAIASLRGQDMPPATTLGSVLMCALTTIAGFISMAFAEHPALLSVGLTGAAGISWSLLYGVLVAPLLVGKLLPAGGDPRAPSLKTFGGALWVYGVLFVMGVVYLAVLRPCLRLRYWHDAEARRRFARRYLHLMAATVVRFLPYLGSRRVYVDADAEALRKPGVLVSNHNSGSDIMMLLALPTEMVMVVKPWVWNAPLMGRLVRSAGYVCPAPGEPESFLRDAANALSRGVCVVVFPEGTRSSDGRMQRFHKGAFELACRTGSDVIPVLLTDTRSCLARNAAWIGDHHCIVRVLPRVTPQTFDYAGGARALGREVKGRLLAQQDEDRRLSQAGPAFRRNVRALYRYRGACAERHVAWRLRFDPLCRCIDDMVPGDAAVLDIGCGYGLLSNILARRSPRRRIAAIDADERKIAVAASTVSPSQSVRFCHADPLECPLPESDVVLLVDALRGRPPEDRRRVIARAAAALRDNGRVVFRDLDGPRFLRHPLAALTRWLCALAGGRNGHTRDRRCARNSCVQAFADAGLMPWEEQPAVGNGSDGTTVFVKRTPRHAT